A DNA window from Bombus vancouverensis nearcticus chromosome 6, iyBomVanc1_principal, whole genome shotgun sequence contains the following coding sequences:
- the LOC117158118 gene encoding polynucleotide 5'-hydroxyl-kinase NOL9 isoform X1 codes for MKSSQATKLKTKILKIGIKQTKAQLPQYKAQNKRTRRKRKSLLKCLNMNSLAKKNKSAQNSVLPENSLNKNQILLQCNLKRKKKKCTNIKETQHSVDLSFQNDDFLGAQLTRDRNDKQYCNIPEQKTIGSPVIVEALSKNLSSLSIPDVLKQKEEKKMKGNDFDNYPLCMQSMRNEACVIIGESLNPNDNLSDGAKDTKIVSPYKSNHKLRKDKKQLQNSSSNTTPSNSAKPKRPSDICYTESSICNSSKCYTLETVTSSNNDTVLIDQHSVRFYCLKNKVVAVMSKNTRFCFTGKLIVQVVYGAIEVYGCVITTQNSPIEIYSPRGYSNVSIKTSEKFSQNLESNIWVSLSTEGIDQNKENELIADIKELQPGMAVVLLSNLDNKLTRFLHVFYPFNLFPKIKNVSYHSWTDPKRAERILQSNLYIDNYACKEIIIDQHIMQEVTDKMLKRCRENEWSCTLIAGGKGVGKSTTMRCLINTLLPVSKMVVLVDVDPGQAECTPAGCISYSLIEQPLLGPNFTHLKTPAFQLYIGDVDVSRCITRYIESIKMLINKLLSCPVLSRLPIIVNTMGFSHGIGWDIILFTIKLIRPSFVVQIMSENPKNNYINYLSKEVINQQQLSWSSWSWNVIDWSQPCDYELFTIHSNAERKGAPGYDNWNMEPYQKRELVMISYLSEIVQNSCNSERRYDPLSLSINEAVPYVTSFASLYISIPRASVPPSHALNVVNGNIVALCGIDMNNNEWQEGESMAGPRILNRAPLCACYGFGIIRGVDMERREIFINTPLPISIMRYVNCLMGCIPVPTTLLQNNQHKNVPYIGGNDVLPMSREHRRGYFRMRYQNNTRNNNDKSL; via the exons atgaaATCGTCACAAGCAACGAAGTtaaaaacgaaaattttgaaaattggTATAAAGCAAACCAAAGC GCAATTACCACAATATAAAGCACAAAACAAGCGaacacgaagaaaaagaaaatctcttcttaaatgtttaaatatgaATTCTTTGGCCAAAAAGAATAAAAGTGCTCAAAACAGTGTGCTACCTGAAAATTCGTTAAACAAAAACCAAATACTCttacaatgtaatttaaaacgtaaaaagaaaaagtgcACCAATATAAAAGAAACACAAC ATTCTGTGGATCTTTCCTTCCAGAACGATGACTTTTTAGGGGCACAGTTGACCAGAGATAGAAATGACAAGCAGTATTGCAACATTCCAGAGCAAAAGACTATAGGTTCACCAGTAATAGTAGAAGCTCTGTCAAAAAATTTATCCTCGCTAAGTATACCTGATGTACttaaacaaaaagaagaaaaaaagatgaaGGGCAATGATTTTGACAATTATCCATTATGTATGCAAAGTATGAGGAACGAGGCCTGTGTCATCATTGGTGAATCATTAAATCCAAATGATAATTTATCTGATGGAGCAAAGGATACTAAAATCGTATCACCGTACAAGAGTAATCACAAACTACGTAAGGATAAAAAGCAATTACAAAATAGCAGTTCAAATACTACTCCCAGTAATTCAGCAAAACCTAAGAGACCTTCTGATATATGCTACACTGAAAGTAGCATCTGTAACAGTAGCAAATGCTATACATTGGAAACAGTAACTTCAAGTAATAATGATACTGTTCTCATTGATCAGCACTCGGTACGATTTTATTGTCTTAAGAACAAAGTAGTCGCAGTTATGTCGAAAAACACACGATTTTGCTTTACTGGAAAGTTAATCGTACAAGTAGTATATGGGGCTATAGAAGTTTACGGATGCGTCATTACCACACAGAACAGTCCAATCGAAATTTATTCACCAAGAGGATATAGTAACGTTTCGATCAAAACGAGTGAAAAATTTTCACAAAATTTGGAATCAAATATATGGGTATCTTTGTCCACAGAAGGCATTGATCAAAACAAAGAGAACGAACTAATCGCAGACATCAAAGAACTTCAACCCGGCATGGCAGTTGTTTTGTTATCAAATTTGGACAACAAATTGACTAGGTTTTTACACGTTTTTTATCCATTTAACCTAtttccaaaaataaaaaatgtatcttaTCATTCTTGGACTGACCCCAAGAGGGCTGAAAGAATATTACAGTCGAATCTTTATATTGATAATTACGCGtgtaaggaaataattattGACCAACATATTATGCAAGAAGTTACTGACAAAATGTTGAAACGTTGCCGTGAGAACGAATGGTCATGCACCTTAATAGCCGGTGGAAAAGGCGTCGGGAAATCAACTACAATGCGATGCTTAATAAATACTCTACTACCTGTTTCCAAAATGGTGGTTCTTGTAGACGTTGACCCAGGACAAGCAGAATGCACACCAGCTGGATGTATATCATACAGTTTAATCGAACAGCCCTTATTGGGACCAAACTTCACGCATTTAAAGACTCCGGCTTTTCAATTGTATATCGGAGATGTGGACGTGTCACGATGCATTACACGATACATCGAGAGTATTAAAATGTtgattaataaattgttaagtTGCCCAGTTTTGTCACGCCTACCTATTATCGTAAACACGATGGGTTTTTCACATGGTATTGGTTGGGATATCATCTTGTTTACGATCAAATTGATTCGACCTTCTTTCGTTGTACAGATTATGTCTGAGAATCCAAAGAATAACTATATCAACTACTTAAGTAAAGAAGTGATAAATCAACAG CAATTATCCTGGTCGAGTTGGAGTTGGAATGTTATTGACTGGAGTCAACCATGCGATTACGAATTATTCACGATACATTCAAATGCAGAACGTAAAGGTGCTCCAGGATACGACAATTGGAACATGGAGCCGTATCAAAAACGAGAACTTGTAATGATCTCCTACTTGAGTGAAATTGTACAAAACTCTTGCAATTCCGA GAGACGTTATGACCCTCTATCGTTAAGCATCAACGAAGCTGTTCCATACGT AACATCTTTTGCATCGTTGTACATTTCAATTCCACGAGCGTCAGTGCCCCCATCGCATGCGTTAAACGTAGTGAATGGTAATATAGTAGCATTATGTGGAATCGATATGAATAACAATGAATGGCAAGAAGGTGAAAGTATGGCTGGTCCACGTATATTAAACAGAGCACCTCTTTGCGCATGTTATGGGTTTG GTATCATCAGAGGAGTTGATATGGAGCGAAGAGAGATATTTATAAACACACCATTACCGATTTCTATAATGCGGTATGTGAATTGTTTGATGGGATGTATACCGGTACCGACTACGCTGCTACAAAATAATCAACACAAGAACGTACCTTATATCGGTGGAAATGATGTTTTACCAATGTCACGAGAACATCGCAGGGGGTATTTCCGTATGAGATATCAAAACAACACTAGAAACAATAACGATAAATctctataa
- the LOC117158118 gene encoding polynucleotide 5'-hydroxyl-kinase NOL9 isoform X2, which produces MNDDFLGAQLTRDRNDKQYCNIPEQKTIGSPVIVEALSKNLSSLSIPDVLKQKEEKKMKGNDFDNYPLCMQSMRNEACVIIGESLNPNDNLSDGAKDTKIVSPYKSNHKLRKDKKQLQNSSSNTTPSNSAKPKRPSDICYTESSICNSSKCYTLETVTSSNNDTVLIDQHSVRFYCLKNKVVAVMSKNTRFCFTGKLIVQVVYGAIEVYGCVITTQNSPIEIYSPRGYSNVSIKTSEKFSQNLESNIWVSLSTEGIDQNKENELIADIKELQPGMAVVLLSNLDNKLTRFLHVFYPFNLFPKIKNVSYHSWTDPKRAERILQSNLYIDNYACKEIIIDQHIMQEVTDKMLKRCRENEWSCTLIAGGKGVGKSTTMRCLINTLLPVSKMVVLVDVDPGQAECTPAGCISYSLIEQPLLGPNFTHLKTPAFQLYIGDVDVSRCITRYIESIKMLINKLLSCPVLSRLPIIVNTMGFSHGIGWDIILFTIKLIRPSFVVQIMSENPKNNYINYLSKEVINQQQLSWSSWSWNVIDWSQPCDYELFTIHSNAERKGAPGYDNWNMEPYQKRELVMISYLSEIVQNSCNSERRYDPLSLSINEAVPYVTSFASLYISIPRASVPPSHALNVVNGNIVALCGIDMNNNEWQEGESMAGPRILNRAPLCACYGFGIIRGVDMERREIFINTPLPISIMRYVNCLMGCIPVPTTLLQNNQHKNVPYIGGNDVLPMSREHRRGYFRMRYQNNTRNNNDKSL; this is translated from the exons ATG AACGATGACTTTTTAGGGGCACAGTTGACCAGAGATAGAAATGACAAGCAGTATTGCAACATTCCAGAGCAAAAGACTATAGGTTCACCAGTAATAGTAGAAGCTCTGTCAAAAAATTTATCCTCGCTAAGTATACCTGATGTACttaaacaaaaagaagaaaaaaagatgaaGGGCAATGATTTTGACAATTATCCATTATGTATGCAAAGTATGAGGAACGAGGCCTGTGTCATCATTGGTGAATCATTAAATCCAAATGATAATTTATCTGATGGAGCAAAGGATACTAAAATCGTATCACCGTACAAGAGTAATCACAAACTACGTAAGGATAAAAAGCAATTACAAAATAGCAGTTCAAATACTACTCCCAGTAATTCAGCAAAACCTAAGAGACCTTCTGATATATGCTACACTGAAAGTAGCATCTGTAACAGTAGCAAATGCTATACATTGGAAACAGTAACTTCAAGTAATAATGATACTGTTCTCATTGATCAGCACTCGGTACGATTTTATTGTCTTAAGAACAAAGTAGTCGCAGTTATGTCGAAAAACACACGATTTTGCTTTACTGGAAAGTTAATCGTACAAGTAGTATATGGGGCTATAGAAGTTTACGGATGCGTCATTACCACACAGAACAGTCCAATCGAAATTTATTCACCAAGAGGATATAGTAACGTTTCGATCAAAACGAGTGAAAAATTTTCACAAAATTTGGAATCAAATATATGGGTATCTTTGTCCACAGAAGGCATTGATCAAAACAAAGAGAACGAACTAATCGCAGACATCAAAGAACTTCAACCCGGCATGGCAGTTGTTTTGTTATCAAATTTGGACAACAAATTGACTAGGTTTTTACACGTTTTTTATCCATTTAACCTAtttccaaaaataaaaaatgtatcttaTCATTCTTGGACTGACCCCAAGAGGGCTGAAAGAATATTACAGTCGAATCTTTATATTGATAATTACGCGtgtaaggaaataattattGACCAACATATTATGCAAGAAGTTACTGACAAAATGTTGAAACGTTGCCGTGAGAACGAATGGTCATGCACCTTAATAGCCGGTGGAAAAGGCGTCGGGAAATCAACTACAATGCGATGCTTAATAAATACTCTACTACCTGTTTCCAAAATGGTGGTTCTTGTAGACGTTGACCCAGGACAAGCAGAATGCACACCAGCTGGATGTATATCATACAGTTTAATCGAACAGCCCTTATTGGGACCAAACTTCACGCATTTAAAGACTCCGGCTTTTCAATTGTATATCGGAGATGTGGACGTGTCACGATGCATTACACGATACATCGAGAGTATTAAAATGTtgattaataaattgttaagtTGCCCAGTTTTGTCACGCCTACCTATTATCGTAAACACGATGGGTTTTTCACATGGTATTGGTTGGGATATCATCTTGTTTACGATCAAATTGATTCGACCTTCTTTCGTTGTACAGATTATGTCTGAGAATCCAAAGAATAACTATATCAACTACTTAAGTAAAGAAGTGATAAATCAACAG CAATTATCCTGGTCGAGTTGGAGTTGGAATGTTATTGACTGGAGTCAACCATGCGATTACGAATTATTCACGATACATTCAAATGCAGAACGTAAAGGTGCTCCAGGATACGACAATTGGAACATGGAGCCGTATCAAAAACGAGAACTTGTAATGATCTCCTACTTGAGTGAAATTGTACAAAACTCTTGCAATTCCGA GAGACGTTATGACCCTCTATCGTTAAGCATCAACGAAGCTGTTCCATACGT AACATCTTTTGCATCGTTGTACATTTCAATTCCACGAGCGTCAGTGCCCCCATCGCATGCGTTAAACGTAGTGAATGGTAATATAGTAGCATTATGTGGAATCGATATGAATAACAATGAATGGCAAGAAGGTGAAAGTATGGCTGGTCCACGTATATTAAACAGAGCACCTCTTTGCGCATGTTATGGGTTTG GTATCATCAGAGGAGTTGATATGGAGCGAAGAGAGATATTTATAAACACACCATTACCGATTTCTATAATGCGGTATGTGAATTGTTTGATGGGATGTATACCGGTACCGACTACGCTGCTACAAAATAATCAACACAAGAACGTACCTTATATCGGTGGAAATGATGTTTTACCAATGTCACGAGAACATCGCAGGGGGTATTTCCGTATGAGATATCAAAACAACACTAGAAACAATAACGATAAATctctataa